In a single window of the Desulfovibrio mangrovi genome:
- the hcp gene encoding hydroxylamine reductase codes for MFCNQCEQTAKGTGCTKVGVCGKLPEVSDIQDLVVYALRGLALAAQKTGNKDAALGHFTSKMLFTTLTNVNFDPARFQTFINEIVAKRDEILAKGGASFASGPATFKPAATIDGLVAQAEGHGVAEFDTNEDIRSVKQLLVYGLKGLAAYTDHAAVLGQQDQVVYDFLYKGLAAGYDGVERDLNAWVGLLLECGNVNLRAMELLDAGNTGTYGHPVPTEVPLGQKKGKAILVSGHDLKDLFELLKQTEGKGINIYTHGEMLPCHGYPELKKFPHFYGHYGTAWQNQQKEFPAFPGAILFTTNCIQKPADNYSANVFTTGLVGWPGLVHCENQDFSPVIKRALELPGFAEDTPGKTVLTGFGRNAVLGVADKVIDAVKAGAIRHFFLVGGCDGAKPGRNYYTEFVEKTPKDTVVLTLACGKFRFFDKQIGDIGGIPRLLDVGQCNDAYSAVQIAVALAGAFNCGVNDLPLSLVLSWYEQKAVVILLSLLALGIKDIRLGPSLPAFVSPNVLNFLVENYNIKPITTADEDLKAILG; via the coding sequence ATGTTCTGTAACCAGTGTGAACAAACTGCCAAGGGTACCGGCTGCACCAAAGTAGGCGTTTGCGGCAAGCTGCCCGAAGTCTCCGATATTCAGGACCTCGTTGTCTACGCCCTGCGCGGCCTTGCTCTGGCTGCTCAGAAAACCGGCAACAAGGATGCGGCTCTCGGCCACTTTACCTCCAAGATGCTGTTCACCACCCTGACCAACGTGAACTTCGACCCCGCCCGTTTCCAGACCTTCATCAACGAGATCGTCGCCAAGCGTGACGAGATTCTGGCCAAGGGCGGCGCTTCCTTTGCTTCCGGCCCCGCAACCTTCAAGCCCGCCGCCACCATCGACGGCCTTGTTGCCCAGGCCGAAGGCCATGGCGTAGCCGAATTCGACACCAACGAAGACATCCGTTCCGTCAAGCAGCTTCTGGTATACGGCCTGAAGGGTCTTGCCGCCTACACCGACCATGCCGCCGTACTCGGCCAGCAGGATCAGGTAGTATACGACTTCCTCTACAAGGGCCTCGCCGCCGGTTACGACGGCGTTGAACGTGATCTGAATGCATGGGTCGGCCTGCTGCTCGAATGCGGCAACGTGAACCTGCGCGCCATGGAACTGCTGGATGCCGGCAACACCGGCACCTACGGCCACCCCGTGCCCACCGAAGTTCCGCTGGGTCAGAAGAAGGGCAAGGCCATCCTCGTTTCCGGCCACGATCTGAAGGATCTGTTCGAACTGCTCAAGCAGACCGAAGGCAAAGGCATCAACATCTACACCCACGGTGAAATGCTGCCTTGCCACGGCTACCCTGAACTGAAGAAGTTCCCCCACTTCTACGGACACTACGGTACCGCATGGCAGAACCAGCAGAAGGAATTCCCCGCATTCCCGGGCGCAATTCTCTTCACCACCAACTGCATCCAGAAGCCCGCAGACAACTACTCTGCCAACGTGTTCACCACCGGCCTTGTGGGCTGGCCCGGCCTCGTACACTGCGAGAATCAAGATTTCAGCCCTGTCATCAAGCGTGCTCTGGAGCTGCCCGGCTTTGCTGAAGACACCCCCGGCAAGACCGTCCTGACCGGCTTTGGCCGCAACGCGGTTCTCGGCGTGGCCGACAAGGTCATCGACGCCGTAAAGGCTGGCGCCATCCGCCACTTCTTCCTCGTAGGCGGCTGCGACGGTGCAAAGCCCGGCCGTAACTACTACACCGAATTCGTGGAAAAGACCCCCAAGGACACGGTTGTTCTCACTCTCGCCTGCGGCAAGTTCCGGTTCTTTGACAAGCAGATCGGCGACATCGGCGGCATTCCCCGTCTGCTCGACGTGGGCCAGTGCAACGACGCCTACTCCGCGGTACAGATCGCCGTAGCCCTTGCCGGCGCATTCAACTGCGGCGTGAACGACCTGCCCCTGTCCCTGGTGCTGAGCTGGTACGAGCAGAAGGCAGTGGTCATCCTGCTCAGCCTGCTGGCACTGGGCATCAAGGACATCCGCCTCGGACCCAGCCTGCCCGCCTTCGTGAGCCCCAATGTGCTGAACTTCCTTGTAGAAAACTACAACATCAAGCCCATTACCACGGCTGATGAAGACCTGAAGGCAATCCTCGGCTAA
- a CDS encoding two-component system sensor histidine kinase NtrB produces the protein MANTMQKYHNDITAKTRFAIALVGDGKPFKAFAKIVCRPDFQEAFPGMTVAALAHIPKVSLRALPCFDSLPMFETHTALFQALPEVNMVIDLSDDGVFIDVLRKDAPSGCSVLHGDAASLIWELLISEKLCHTCMRDLRRAQDLFATLIDQVDEDILLLDADGRIVDVNRSIMAVRGGAKQDYIGRNCWELDGGSFCCPPEKGGCTFRETLQTGRKAERIHSRVTEDGKVQFYRIYTYPVFGQDGLISRIIEMRRDITHRTHMEQRLQQAEKMAAIGELSTYIAHEIRNPLFAIGGFANSLLRSPSLDEAAREKVEIILKESKRLDAILKTTLNFARPTDSDEGEVDLNLVTAETLQLMRIGCDERGLTFSVRLAPAIALAKGNAGMIKQCLINLVKNSLEAMTAGGKLTVITGMTQTHVFVTVEDTGHGIPDTLREKVFSPFFSTKDKGAGLGLAMTKKIVEEMGGYVELVSKEGEGTTVTLYLLPSLAVEGGDDRSGKGISAIPPYDGAGASGLGAGGDSPHTRSKTVTTGASVTIASAVPRDMSSDDQILLNACKELKKPDDNDDSTGDQKQGKDS, from the coding sequence ATGGCGAACACCATGCAAAAGTATCATAATGACATTACAGCGAAAACGCGTTTTGCGATAGCCCTTGTGGGAGATGGAAAGCCATTCAAGGCATTCGCAAAGATCGTGTGCAGGCCGGATTTTCAGGAGGCATTTCCCGGGATGACCGTGGCAGCGCTGGCCCACATTCCCAAAGTGTCCTTGCGAGCCTTGCCCTGTTTTGACTCACTGCCGATGTTTGAAACCCACACGGCCCTATTCCAGGCTTTGCCGGAAGTCAACATGGTCATCGACCTTTCCGACGATGGTGTGTTTATTGACGTGCTACGCAAGGATGCCCCCTCTGGTTGTTCCGTGCTGCATGGCGATGCCGCCAGCCTTATCTGGGAACTGCTGATTTCGGAGAAACTGTGCCATACCTGTATGCGTGATTTGAGACGGGCTCAGGATCTATTCGCCACCCTGATTGATCAGGTGGATGAAGATATTTTGCTGCTCGATGCCGACGGCCGGATCGTGGATGTGAACCGCTCGATCATGGCCGTGCGCGGGGGCGCTAAACAGGATTATATAGGTCGCAACTGCTGGGAACTGGACGGGGGCAGTTTTTGCTGTCCGCCTGAAAAGGGCGGGTGCACCTTCCGTGAAACCCTGCAAACCGGCCGCAAGGCGGAACGTATTCACTCCAGGGTTACGGAAGACGGCAAAGTGCAATTTTACCGTATCTATACGTACCCTGTGTTCGGGCAGGACGGACTCATTTCCCGCATTATCGAAATGCGGCGCGATATAACGCACCGCACCCACATGGAGCAACGTCTGCAGCAGGCCGAGAAGATGGCCGCCATAGGGGAGCTTTCCACCTACATTGCGCACGAAATACGCAACCCTCTTTTCGCCATCGGCGGATTCGCCAACTCGCTGCTGCGGTCCCCATCTCTGGACGAAGCAGCACGTGAGAAGGTTGAGATTATTCTCAAGGAATCCAAGAGACTGGATGCTATTCTCAAAACTACCCTGAATTTTGCCCGCCCTACGGATTCCGACGAAGGCGAAGTGGACCTCAATCTTGTCACTGCGGAAACCCTGCAGCTCATGCGCATCGGTTGTGACGAGCGCGGGTTGACCTTCTCCGTGCGGCTGGCTCCTGCTATCGCCCTTGCCAAGGGGAACGCGGGCATGATCAAGCAGTGTCTGATCAACCTCGTGAAGAACTCGCTGGAGGCCATGACCGCAGGCGGCAAGCTCACCGTTATTACGGGAATGACCCAGACTCATGTGTTCGTGACCGTGGAAGATACCGGTCACGGTATTCCCGACACCCTGCGCGAAAAGGTTTTTTCGCCATTCTTCTCAACCAAGGACAAGGGGGCCGGACTCGGGCTTGCCATGACCAAGAAGATTGTGGAAGAAATGGGCGGCTACGTGGAGTTGGTCAGCAAGGAAGGGGAGGGCACAACTGTCACTCTCTACCTGCTGCCTTCTCTGGCGGTTGAAGGTGGCGACGATCGCTCCGGCAAGGGTATTTCTGCCATTCCCCCGTACGACGGGGCTGGGGCATCCGGACTCGGCGCAGGAGGGGACTCCCCGCACACCCGTTCCAAGACGGTAACAACGGGGGCGAGTGTCACTATTGCGTCTGCCGTCCCGCGTGACATGTCGTCCGATGACCAGATTCTCTTAAACGCATGCAAGGAACTCAAGAAGCCTGATGACAACGACGATAGTACTGGCGACCAGAAACAAGGGAAAGATAGCTGA
- the rimO gene encoding 30S ribosomal protein S12 methylthiotransferase RimO has product MISIYSISLGCPKNRVDTEWLLGAVPGDVQPVDDPAQADLVVINTCGFIQPAVEESVRTILQAINDVEDAKKRPLLAVTGCLVGRYGQKELAAELPEVDLWLTNLDMVCWPDMVAKALGLPPKENPMRLLSTGPSYAYLKISDGCDHNCAFCTIPSIRGKLASASVDSIVRDARHILDQGVKELIFVAQDVTGYGKDLGMKHGLRDLLDRILPLDGLARLRLMYLYPAGLTKEFLHYLRDAGAPFVPYFDVPLQHAHPDVLSRMGRPFARNPREVVDRIRDVFPEAALRTSFIVGYPGETEEHWEHLRDFILETRFHHMGVFAYKAEEGTPAAEMPEQIDDAVKEWRRDSLMELQAEISEEILATYEGERMSVLVDAEHEEWPGLHVGRTWFQAPEVDGVTYISGPGVEPGALVEADIVETREYDLVALS; this is encoded by the coding sequence ATGATAAGCATTTATTCCATCAGCCTGGGCTGCCCCAAAAACAGAGTGGATACTGAATGGCTCCTCGGCGCCGTTCCCGGTGACGTACAGCCTGTTGACGACCCCGCGCAGGCGGACCTTGTGGTCATTAACACCTGCGGCTTCATCCAGCCCGCTGTGGAAGAATCCGTACGCACCATTCTGCAGGCCATCAATGATGTGGAGGACGCGAAAAAACGTCCGTTACTCGCGGTAACCGGTTGTCTTGTGGGCCGCTACGGCCAGAAGGAACTGGCTGCCGAACTGCCGGAAGTGGACCTGTGGCTGACCAACCTCGACATGGTCTGCTGGCCGGATATGGTTGCCAAGGCTCTCGGTCTTCCTCCCAAGGAAAACCCCATGCGCCTGCTTTCCACCGGTCCCTCGTACGCCTATCTCAAAATCAGCGACGGTTGCGACCACAACTGCGCCTTCTGCACCATTCCGTCCATCAGGGGCAAGCTGGCGAGCGCATCCGTGGACAGCATAGTGCGTGACGCCCGCCACATTCTTGATCAGGGCGTGAAGGAACTGATCTTTGTGGCGCAGGACGTAACCGGCTACGGCAAGGATCTTGGCATGAAGCACGGCCTGCGCGACCTGCTGGACCGCATTCTGCCGCTGGACGGTCTTGCCCGGCTGCGCCTCATGTACCTGTACCCTGCAGGGCTGACGAAGGAATTTCTGCACTACCTGCGAGATGCGGGTGCTCCGTTCGTACCTTACTTCGACGTGCCGTTGCAGCATGCCCATCCCGATGTGCTTTCCCGCATGGGCAGACCCTTCGCCCGTAACCCCCGCGAAGTCGTGGACCGCATTCGCGACGTGTTCCCCGAAGCAGCTCTGCGCACCAGCTTCATTGTGGGCTACCCCGGCGAAACCGAAGAGCACTGGGAACACCTGCGCGATTTCATTCTTGAAACCCGTTTCCACCATATGGGCGTTTTTGCCTACAAGGCGGAAGAAGGCACCCCCGCAGCGGAAATGCCGGAGCAGATTGACGATGCCGTCAAGGAATGGCGTCGTGACTCGCTCATGGAGCTTCAGGCCGAAATCAGCGAAGAGATTCTCGCCACCTATGAGGGAGAGCGCATGTCCGTGCTCGTAGATGCCGAACATGAGGAATGGCCAGGTCTGCACGTGGGCCGCACATGGTTCCAGGCACCCGAGGTGGATGGCGTGACCTACATCAGCGGTCCCGGCGTGGAACCGGGGGCTCTTGTCGAGGCGGACATCGTGGAAACCCGCGAATACGATCTTGTGGCTCTGAGTTAA
- a CDS encoding Crp/Fnr family transcriptional regulator: MFVQNVIANLPLFNGLTQAQLEGLASIIVDKPYEKGEMVFFEGTPAKGFYVVAQGHVKIYKSAPDGREAILHVFGPGEPFGEVAVFQGGTYPAHAVTVEKSRLLFLPREGLVSRISSDPALALNMMAALSSRLRQFANKIEALTLKETPQRLAAYLVTASELKDGADSFTLDIAKGLLAGMLGTARETLSRALTKMAEEGMVRVEGRQITILDRNALEALASGLESL, translated from the coding sequence ATGTTCGTACAAAACGTCATTGCCAATCTGCCCCTGTTCAACGGGCTTACCCAAGCTCAGCTGGAAGGCCTTGCCTCCATCATTGTGGACAAGCCCTATGAGAAGGGTGAGATGGTCTTTTTTGAAGGAACCCCGGCAAAGGGGTTTTATGTTGTGGCGCAGGGGCATGTGAAGATTTACAAAAGCGCCCCCGATGGTCGCGAGGCCATTCTGCATGTGTTTGGCCCCGGTGAGCCCTTCGGTGAAGTGGCTGTATTTCAGGGCGGCACCTATCCTGCCCACGCCGTTACCGTGGAAAAATCGCGCCTGCTGTTTCTGCCGCGCGAAGGGCTTGTTTCCCGCATTTCTTCAGACCCCGCTCTTGCCTTGAACATGATGGCGGCGCTTTCAAGCCGCCTGCGTCAGTTCGCCAACAAGATTGAAGCCCTTACGCTCAAAGAGACTCCGCAGCGTCTGGCGGCATATCTTGTCACAGCCAGCGAACTGAAGGACGGTGCGGATTCCTTCACCCTTGATATTGCCAAGGGGCTGCTGGCAGGCATGCTCGGCACGGCCCGTGAGACCCTTTCCCGTGCGCTGACCAAGATGGCTGAAGAAGGCATGGTGCGTGTGGAAGGCAGGCAGATCACCATTCTGGATCGCAATGCGCTGGAAGCATTGGCATCCGGTCTGGAGAGTTTGTAA
- a CDS encoding ATP-binding protein, which translates to MSKQVRKIIEIDEEKCTGCGLCIIDCAEGALAIVDGKAKIVKDSFCDGLGACLGACPEDALKIIEREADDFDEEAAMEWVAQRDGKAPAAHHGTPAHAPIAPHGHGHAHAHGQAQNHGGGCACAGSMAKQVKPIQAAVVSGGPVSGPGHWPLKIRLVPPTADYLKGADVLVAADCASAASPIFHSEFARGKVVLIGCPKFDDTDAYVQKITDILSTSGIKSISVLRMEVPCCRGLSASVFEAAKRAFANTGNSTPVQEIIMTCGGARAEQTLFGQ; encoded by the coding sequence ATGTCCAAGCAAGTACGCAAGATCATCGAAATCGACGAAGAAAAGTGCACCGGCTGCGGCCTGTGCATCATAGACTGCGCAGAAGGCGCGCTGGCCATTGTGGACGGCAAGGCCAAGATCGTGAAGGACTCCTTTTGTGACGGCCTTGGTGCATGCCTCGGCGCATGCCCCGAAGACGCCCTGAAGATCATTGAGCGTGAAGCAGACGACTTTGACGAAGAAGCCGCCATGGAATGGGTGGCCCAGCGTGACGGCAAGGCTCCCGCGGCTCACCACGGCACGCCCGCACATGCCCCCATCGCCCCGCACGGCCACGGCCATGCCCATGCACATGGTCAGGCTCAGAATCACGGCGGCGGCTGCGCATGCGCCGGCTCCATGGCCAAACAGGTAAAGCCCATTCAGGCAGCCGTTGTTTCCGGCGGCCCCGTATCCGGCCCCGGCCACTGGCCGCTGAAGATTCGTCTCGTGCCGCCCACGGCTGACTACCTGAAGGGAGCCGATGTGCTGGTGGCCGCAGACTGTGCTTCTGCCGCATCCCCCATCTTCCACAGCGAATTCGCCCGCGGCAAGGTCGTGCTGATCGGCTGCCCCAAGTTCGACGACACCGACGCCTACGTGCAGAAGATCACCGACATCCTCAGCACCAGCGGCATCAAGTCCATCAGCGTGCTGCGCATGGAAGTACCCTGCTGCCGCGGCCTCTCAGCATCCGTATTCGAGGCTGCCAAGCGCGCCTTCGCCAATACGGGCAACAGCACCCCCGTGCAGGAAATCATCATGACCTGCGGCGGCGCCCGCGCCGAACAGACCCTGTTCGGTCAATAA
- a CDS encoding FMN-dependent NADH-azoreductase, which produces MTKLLYIQASPRKERSHAIAAADAFVAAYREKDPAVEVTVLNVFDEQLPDFGADAVSGRYKLGQGIEATPEEKAAWEKVLRVIEQFKAADKYVFAVPMWNFGIPYRLKQYVDLVAHPTHTFGYNENGYFGLVTGKPAFVAYSRGGEYPAGTPYENYDFQKRYFETFLGFVGFTDISSVVVEPTLGGGPEVAAERRKAAMEKAAEIARTF; this is translated from the coding sequence ATGACCAAGCTTCTGTATATACAGGCATCTCCCCGTAAGGAACGTTCTCACGCCATAGCCGCTGCCGACGCTTTTGTGGCTGCGTACAGGGAAAAGGACCCCGCTGTGGAAGTGACCGTGCTGAACGTGTTTGACGAACAGTTGCCGGACTTCGGTGCCGATGCCGTATCCGGCCGGTACAAGTTGGGGCAGGGCATTGAGGCGACGCCGGAAGAAAAGGCTGCGTGGGAAAAGGTGCTCCGCGTTATCGAGCAGTTCAAGGCTGCGGACAAGTATGTGTTTGCCGTGCCCATGTGGAACTTCGGGATTCCGTACCGCCTGAAGCAGTATGTCGATCTGGTGGCGCATCCCACTCATACCTTCGGGTACAATGAAAACGGCTACTTTGGCCTTGTGACAGGCAAGCCCGCCTTTGTTGCCTATTCCCGCGGCGGAGAGTATCCTGCGGGTACGCCGTATGAGAACTATGATTTCCAGAAGCGGTATTTTGAAACCTTTCTCGGTTTTGTCGGCTTCACGGACATCTCCTCCGTAGTGGTGGAACCCACTCTCGGCGGCGGTCCTGAAGTGGCCGCGGAGCGGCGCAAGGCCGCCATGGAAAAGGCGGCGGAGATCGCCAGGACCTTCTAA
- the infC gene encoding translation initiation factor IF-3 — protein sequence MTRRNEQIRAREVRVIDDQGEQLGIMSRNAAIDLAKERGYDLVEVAANAEPPVCKIMDYGKFKFEQSKKKQEAKRNATVVQIKEIKVRPKTDEHDYQTKLKHIRRFLEDGDRCKVTVFFRGREIVHKDRGQIILERVVEDTRDIAKVEQPPSAEGRTLQMLLVPLPKK from the coding sequence ATGACGCGTCGCAACGAGCAGATTCGTGCGCGCGAAGTGCGTGTGATCGACGATCAGGGCGAGCAGTTGGGCATCATGAGCCGCAATGCCGCTATCGACCTCGCCAAGGAGCGTGGGTACGATCTCGTTGAAGTTGCCGCCAATGCAGAACCGCCGGTCTGCAAGATCATGGACTACGGCAAGTTTAAGTTCGAACAGAGCAAGAAGAAGCAGGAAGCCAAGCGTAACGCTACGGTTGTGCAGATCAAGGAAATCAAGGTTCGCCCGAAGACGGACGAGCATGATTACCAGACCAAGCTCAAGCACATCCGCAGGTTCCTTGAAGATGGCGACCGTTGCAAGGTGACCGTATTCTTCCGTGGACGCGAAATTGTCCACAAGGATCGCGGGCAGATCATCCTTGAGCGCGTGGTTGAAGACACCAGGGATATTGCCAAGGTGGAACAGCCCCCGAGCGCGGAAGGCCGTACCCTGCAGATGTTGCTGGTGCCCCTGCCGAAAAAATAG
- the thrS gene encoding threonine--tRNA ligase, with protein MNVSIEGQVVEVAADAVCRDALKGALSGKKLKQVLAVKCGETMLDLTATIPAGCETLTPVYVDTREGLELLRHSTAHIMADAVKRLFPDVKVTIGPSIDNGFYYDFDFNRSFTPEDLEAIEAEMAKIIEAAQPFERSVCSKEEAKKLFGDMGESYKLELIDAVPDDVVSLYRHGDFVDLCRGPHIPDTSFIKAFKLMSVAGAYWRGNEKNRMLSRIYGTAFSDPKELKKYLTMLEEAKKRDHRKLGAQLDLFSFQEEGGAGMAYWHPRGALIRTIIEDFERKEHLKRGYDIVQGPQILKRELWERSGHYANYRENMYFTEIDETPYGVKPMNCLAHMLIYKSQLRSYRELPKRFFELGVVHRHEKSGVLHGLMRVRQFTQDDAHIICRPDQLQEEIIGVLDFVRDVMAVFGFEYTLELSTRPEKSIGSDADWDLATNALTEALVRVGLPYAINEGDGAFYGPKIDIKLRDCLGREWQCATVQCDFTLPDRFDLVYIGEDGERHRPVMVHRVILGSVERFIGILTEHFAGAFPTWIAPVQARLLSITDAHADFALKAKDILARQGIRVEADIRNEKLGFKVREAQVAKIPYMLVIGDKEVESGGVSVRPRKGEDLGFKTLEEVVELIKADCEEPFNNGGMSYRFS; from the coding sequence GTGAACGTGTCTATCGAAGGACAGGTTGTTGAGGTCGCCGCGGACGCCGTCTGTCGCGACGCCCTGAAGGGAGCTTTGAGCGGCAAGAAGCTCAAGCAAGTGTTGGCGGTCAAGTGTGGCGAAACCATGCTTGATCTCACTGCCACCATTCCCGCAGGTTGCGAAACCCTCACCCCCGTTTACGTAGACACTCGCGAGGGCCTGGAACTGCTTCGGCACTCCACGGCCCACATCATGGCAGATGCGGTAAAGCGACTGTTCCCCGACGTGAAGGTGACCATCGGTCCTTCCATCGATAACGGCTTCTACTACGACTTCGACTTCAACCGCTCCTTCACCCCCGAAGACCTCGAGGCGATCGAAGCGGAAATGGCGAAGATTATCGAAGCAGCCCAGCCTTTCGAGCGTTCCGTATGCTCCAAGGAAGAGGCGAAGAAGCTGTTCGGCGACATGGGCGAAAGCTACAAGCTCGAGTTGATCGACGCCGTGCCTGATGACGTGGTTTCTCTCTACCGCCACGGTGATTTTGTTGACCTGTGCCGTGGTCCCCACATTCCCGATACCAGCTTCATCAAGGCGTTCAAGCTGATGAGCGTGGCCGGGGCCTACTGGCGCGGCAACGAAAAGAACCGCATGCTTTCCCGCATTTACGGTACCGCCTTCAGCGATCCCAAGGAGCTGAAAAAGTACCTCACCATGCTGGAAGAAGCCAAGAAGCGCGATCACCGCAAGCTCGGTGCCCAGCTGGACCTGTTCAGCTTCCAGGAAGAAGGCGGCGCAGGCATGGCCTACTGGCACCCCAGAGGCGCGTTGATCCGTACCATTATTGAAGATTTCGAGCGCAAGGAGCACCTGAAGCGCGGTTACGATATCGTGCAGGGGCCCCAGATTCTCAAGCGCGAACTGTGGGAGCGTTCCGGCCACTACGCCAACTACCGTGAAAACATGTATTTCACGGAGATCGACGAAACCCCCTATGGCGTAAAGCCCATGAACTGCCTTGCGCACATGCTGATCTACAAGTCTCAGCTGCGCAGCTATCGTGAGCTGCCCAAGCGTTTCTTCGAACTGGGCGTCGTGCATCGCCACGAAAAGTCCGGTGTGCTGCACGGCCTTATGCGCGTGCGCCAGTTTACGCAGGACGATGCGCACATCATCTGCCGCCCCGACCAGCTGCAGGAAGAAATCATCGGCGTTCTCGACTTTGTGCGTGACGTGATGGCGGTATTCGGGTTTGAGTACACCCTTGAACTTTCCACCCGTCCCGAGAAGTCCATCGGCTCCGATGCCGACTGGGATCTCGCCACCAACGCCCTGACCGAAGCACTGGTGCGCGTGGGCCTGCCTTACGCCATCAACGAGGGCGACGGCGCGTTCTACGGCCCCAAGATCGACATCAAGCTGCGCGACTGTCTTGGTCGCGAGTGGCAGTGCGCAACCGTGCAGTGCGATTTTACCTTGCCTGATCGTTTTGACTTGGTGTACATCGGCGAAGATGGTGAACGGCATAGGCCGGTTATGGTCCATCGCGTCATACTCGGGTCTGTGGAACGCTTTATCGGCATCCTGACCGAACATTTTGCGGGTGCATTCCCCACGTGGATTGCGCCTGTTCAGGCTCGCCTGCTTTCCATTACCGATGCACATGCCGATTTCGCCCTGAAAGCGAAAGATATTCTGGCCAGACAGGGCATTCGTGTCGAGGCCGATATCCGCAATGAAAAGCTGGGCTTCAAGGTCCGTGAGGCGCAGGTTGCAAAGATCCCCTACATGCTTGTCATCGGGGATAAGGAGGTGGAGTCCGGAGGCGTGAGCGTTCGCCCTCGCAAGGGTGAGGACCTCGGTTTCAAGACTCTCGAGGAAGTGGTAGAGCTGATTAAGGCTGATTGTGAGGAACCGTTCAACAACGGAGGGATGAGCTATCGCTTTTCCTAA
- a CDS encoding DUF1737 domain-containing protein, with protein MKQKYRLFTGPDDSAFCKRVSDALEEGYVLHGSPAITFHPEKGVAYVAQALVWPEDQPVQVRPVGPLESKVCGCGK; from the coding sequence ATGAAACAGAAATACAGATTGTTTACCGGTCCCGATGATTCCGCCTTCTGCAAGCGTGTTTCCGATGCGCTGGAAGAGGGCTACGTGTTGCACGGTTCCCCCGCTATCACCTTTCATCCTGAAAAGGGTGTTGCCTACGTGGCGCAGGCCTTAGTGTGGCCAGAAGATCAGCCCGTGCAGGTGCGGCCCGTCGGTCCGCTCGAAAGCAAGGTTTGCGGCTGCGGCAAGTAA
- the rdgB gene encoding RdgB/HAM1 family non-canonical purine NTP pyrophosphatase has translation MMTTTIVLATRNKGKIAELERTLCDFGLTVIGLDAFPEIGEIVEDGVTFEDNSLIKARTVAQATGHIAVADDSGLEVDALNGAPGVYSARYSDDRPDLPGPGTDDRNNQKLLEALADVPDEKRTARFRCVMSAYAPNGDYITAYGAWEGRIGHAYKGDNGFGYDPLFIDPVDGKHSAELPKDEKNRRSHRGNALKALLEKWPAFWEKVNA, from the coding sequence CTGATGACAACGACGATAGTACTGGCGACCAGAAACAAGGGAAAGATAGCTGAACTGGAGCGCACTCTTTGCGATTTCGGCCTGACCGTTATCGGTCTGGATGCCTTTCCCGAGATTGGCGAGATAGTGGAAGACGGCGTGACCTTTGAGGACAACTCCCTTATCAAGGCGCGCACCGTGGCGCAGGCAACTGGCCATATAGCCGTGGCAGACGACTCCGGTCTGGAAGTGGATGCCCTGAACGGTGCCCCCGGCGTATACTCCGCCCGCTACAGCGACGACCGTCCTGACCTGCCCGGGCCGGGCACCGATGATCGCAATAACCAGAAGCTGCTGGAAGCATTGGCCGATGTGCCGGATGAGAAGCGTACTGCCCGTTTCCGCTGCGTCATGTCCGCCTACGCCCCCAATGGTGACTACATCACCGCCTACGGTGCATGGGAAGGCCGTATCGGCCATGCGTACAAGGGCGATAACGGCTTCGGCTACGATCCTCTGTTCATCGACCCTGTGGACGGCAAGCATTCTGCCGAGTTGCCCAAGGACGAGAAGAACCGTCGTTCGCACCGTGGTAACGCCTTGAAGGCGTTGCTGGAAAAGTGGCCCGCTTTCTGGGAGAAGGTGAACGCATAA